The sequence AGCGCCCAACCAGCCGACCAGCGGGCATCGGCTACCTTAGGTACAGTGAAGAAACGGATAATCACATGGGGCAGACCAGCCGTACCTATCATCAGTGACAAGGTAAACAGCACCATATTCAGTTTATTGGAAACATCAGCCGTATAGTCCCTGAAACCCAGTTCATTGACCACCTGATCCAGTTTTGCCAGCAGTGGCATTCCGGATTCAGTATGTTCAGAGAACAGGCCAAAGGCCGGAATCGGGTTACCGGTCAGTTGCAAGGAGATAAATACCGCAGGAATGGTATAGGCAATAATCAGCACCACGTACTGTGCTACCTGGGTATAGGTGATGCCCTTCATGCCACCCATTACCGCGTACAGGAATACCACCACTGCGGCAATCATCAGCCCGGTGTCGCTCTCTACTTCCAAAAAGCGCGAGAACGCCACACCGGCCCCGGTCATCTGCCCGATTACATAAGTGACAGAAGCGATGATAAGACAGGTCACCGCCACTAAACGGGCACCTGAGCTGTAAAAACGGTCGCCGATAAACTCCGGCACCGTAAATTTACCGAACTTACGCAGATAAGGTGCTAATAACATGGCCAGCAACACATAGCCGCCTGTCCATCCCATCAGGAATGTGGAGTTGGCATAACCGCCGGCGGCAATCAGGCCCGCCATGGAGATAAAGGACGCCGCTGACATCCAGTCTGCCGCAGTAGCCATCCCGTTCATCACCGGATGCACGCCGCCTCCGGCCACGTAGAAATCCCGGGTCGTACCGGCTCTGGCCCAGATAGCAATGCCGATGTACAGCGCAAAGGAGGCACCGACAAAAATCAGATTAATCGCAAATTGACTCATGGCCCTTACTCCTCATTCACGCCGAAGCGTTTATCAAGCTGGTTCATTTTCCAGGCATAGAAAAATATCAGCGCGATAAAGGTCAGAATGGAGCCCTGCTGGGCAAACCAGAAGCCAAGATCGGTGCCACCAATACTAATACCGGCCAGCCAGGGCCGAAACAGAATACCGAAGCCATAGGATGACAGCGCCCAGATTACCAAACAGCCGGCAATCAAACGCAAGTTAGCCTTCCAGTAGGCCTGGGCGATACTTTTGTCGTCCGCCATTTGT comes from Lacimicrobium alkaliphilum and encodes:
- a CDS encoding DUF4212 domain-containing protein: MADDKSIAQAYWKANLRLIAGCLVIWALSSYGFGILFRPWLAGISIGGTDLGFWFAQQGSILTFIALIFFYAWKMNQLDKRFGVNEE